One Streptomyces hundungensis DNA segment encodes these proteins:
- a CDS encoding FBP domain-containing protein, producing MKPLTEQDIRASFVNCTKGEAKRLSVPRDLAERPWDDLDYLGWRDPQAPDRGYLVVELDGRPHGLALRCSSALWGRQRRSMCSMCLTTHSGGVSLMVAPKAGKAGKQGNSVGAYICADLDCSLYVRGKKDAGIGARLHETLTVEEKIERTVLNVAAFVAKVTGSPDAPVAPEAMGTPSPTA from the coding sequence ATGAAGCCGCTGACCGAACAAGACATCCGCGCCTCCTTCGTGAACTGCACCAAGGGCGAGGCCAAGCGCCTGTCCGTGCCGCGCGACCTGGCCGAACGTCCCTGGGACGATCTGGACTACCTCGGCTGGCGCGACCCGCAGGCCCCCGACCGCGGCTACCTCGTCGTCGAGCTGGACGGCCGCCCGCACGGCCTCGCGCTGCGCTGCTCCAGCGCGCTCTGGGGTCGGCAGCGGCGCAGCATGTGCTCGATGTGCCTGACCACCCACTCCGGCGGCGTCTCGCTCATGGTGGCGCCGAAGGCGGGCAAGGCCGGCAAGCAGGGAAACTCGGTCGGCGCCTACATCTGCGCCGACCTCGACTGCTCGCTCTACGTACGCGGCAAGAAGGACGCGGGCATCGGAGCGCGACTGCACGAGACGCTCACGGTGGAGGAGAAGATCGAGCGAACGGTCCTGAACGTGGCGGCGTTCGTCGCGAAGGTGACGGGATCGCCGGACGCCCCGGTCGCACCCGAGGCGATGGGCACCCCGAGCCCGACCGCCTGA
- a CDS encoding sensor histidine kinase, translating into MVDVNETTTSPRQGSGSSTVAGGGAAERTPEFRLAMDAYGGLCKDLLHDAFAYRPLPPMRTDGVITRRLPGRIREAAAWTPHAVVCFFAFLAMLFGYTGSLSGIGGGLAFMLSGLFVAVPVIVTLVRPIGAFWLSCAAIVITGLMGYHGSMTPWTPGSVFMHLTVLVVVALRTRPRVALGMWGVTFALGVMVGVVRGRSDAFGTGVQMAIFYGMVLLVISVVHIRKDAERQVSAEKSVTAVERDRRTVLEERTNIARELHDVVAHHMSVVAIQAEAAPYRVENPPPELAQAFATIRENAVSALTELRRVLGVVRAEDYEAPDAPQPTLADLDGLLANVREAGLDVEKVVTGAVRELPQGVELSAYRIIQEALSNTLRHAPGAAARVEIGYVLGGLGLRVINGRPTTEAGPSQGSGHGITGMAERVAMLGGAMTAERTAEGGYEVTVFIPVAPAEPESTVDLAKGTDERA; encoded by the coding sequence GTGGTGGACGTGAACGAGACGACGACCAGCCCCCGGCAGGGGAGCGGCAGCAGCACAGTGGCGGGCGGCGGCGCCGCCGAACGCACCCCCGAGTTCCGGCTGGCGATGGATGCGTACGGAGGGCTGTGCAAGGACCTGCTCCATGACGCCTTCGCCTACCGGCCGCTCCCGCCGATGCGGACGGACGGAGTGATCACCCGCCGGCTCCCGGGCCGGATACGCGAGGCCGCGGCCTGGACCCCCCACGCGGTGGTCTGCTTCTTCGCCTTCCTCGCGATGCTGTTCGGCTACACCGGCAGCCTGAGCGGAATCGGCGGAGGCCTGGCCTTCATGCTGAGCGGGCTGTTCGTCGCGGTGCCGGTGATCGTGACGCTGGTGCGCCCCATCGGCGCGTTCTGGCTGTCCTGCGCGGCGATCGTGATCACCGGCCTGATGGGCTACCACGGCAGCATGACGCCCTGGACGCCCGGCTCGGTCTTCATGCACCTGACCGTCCTGGTCGTGGTGGCGCTGCGCACCCGGCCCCGGGTCGCGCTCGGGATGTGGGGCGTCACCTTCGCCCTGGGCGTGATGGTAGGCGTGGTCCGCGGCCGCTCGGACGCGTTCGGTACCGGTGTGCAGATGGCGATCTTCTACGGGATGGTCCTGCTGGTCATCTCGGTCGTCCACATCCGCAAGGACGCCGAACGCCAGGTCAGCGCGGAGAAGTCGGTGACCGCGGTCGAACGTGACCGGCGGACGGTCCTGGAGGAGCGCACCAACATCGCCCGCGAGCTGCACGATGTGGTGGCGCACCACATGTCGGTCGTCGCCATCCAGGCCGAGGCCGCGCCCTACCGCGTGGAGAACCCGCCGCCCGAGCTCGCCCAGGCCTTCGCGACGATCCGCGAGAACGCGGTGTCCGCCCTCACCGAACTGCGCCGGGTCCTCGGTGTCGTACGCGCCGAGGACTACGAGGCTCCGGACGCCCCCCAGCCCACCCTCGCCGACCTCGACGGCCTCCTCGCGAACGTCCGCGAGGCCGGGCTGGACGTGGAGAAGGTCGTCACCGGTGCGGTACGGGAACTCCCGCAGGGCGTCGAACTCTCCGCGTACCGGATCATTCAGGAGGCCCTCAGCAACACCCTGCGGCACGCGCCCGGGGCGGCGGCGCGGGTGGAGATCGGGTACGTACTGGGCGGGCTCGGCCTGCGTGTGATCAACGGCCGCCCGACCACCGAGGCGGGGCCCTCGCAGGGGTCCGGGCACGGGATCACGGGCATGGCGGAGCGGGTGGCGATGCTCGGCGGCGCGATGACCGCGGAGCGGACGGCGGAGGGCGGCTACGAGGTGACGGTCTTCATCCCCGTCGCCCCCGCCGAGCCGGAGTCCACGGTGGACCTGGCCAAGGGAACGGACGAGCGGGCATGA
- a CDS encoding response regulator has translation MTIRVLIVDDQMMVREGFSVLLGAQPDIEVVGEAVDGREAVAQVRALRPDVVLMDIRMPGMNGIEATREIVASDDSSKVLVLTTFDLDEYVYQALRAGASGFLLKDASARQLADGVRVVASGEALLAPSVTRRLINEFARVVPVARGGSSPTGQVEELTDRETEVLVLIAQGLSNQEIADRLVVAESTIKTHVSRVLVKLGLRDRTQAAVYAYETRLVTPS, from the coding sequence ATGACCATCAGGGTTTTGATCGTCGACGACCAGATGATGGTGCGCGAGGGCTTCTCCGTACTGCTCGGCGCGCAACCGGACATCGAGGTCGTCGGCGAGGCGGTCGACGGACGCGAGGCGGTCGCCCAGGTGCGGGCGCTGCGGCCCGACGTGGTCCTCATGGACATCCGGATGCCCGGCATGAACGGCATCGAGGCGACGCGGGAGATCGTGGCGTCGGACGACTCCTCGAAGGTGCTCGTCCTGACCACCTTCGACCTCGACGAGTACGTCTACCAGGCGCTGCGGGCGGGCGCGTCCGGCTTCCTCCTCAAGGACGCCTCGGCGCGTCAACTCGCGGACGGGGTACGGGTGGTGGCGTCCGGGGAGGCACTGCTCGCCCCCTCGGTGACCCGGCGTCTGATCAACGAGTTCGCCCGGGTCGTGCCGGTGGCTCGCGGCGGGTCCTCGCCCACCGGCCAGGTCGAGGAGCTGACCGACCGCGAGACGGAGGTCCTCGTCCTGATCGCCCAGGGCCTCTCGAACCAGGAGATCGCGGATCGGCTGGTGGTGGCGGAGTCGACGATCAAGACGCATGTGAGCCGGGTGTTGGTGAAGCTGGGGTTGCGGGACCGTACGCAGGCGGCGGTATACGCCTACGAAACCCGCCTAGTAACCCCGTCCTAG
- a CDS encoding cytochrome P450 encodes MTTRNPFAPGNPDFVANPYPAYAELRATARAHHYAPTNQWLIPHHADIRTLLKDRRLGRSYRHRFTHEEFGRTSPPAAHEPFHTLNDHGMLDLEPPDHTRIRRLVSQAFTPRTVERLAPTVRRLAGRLVDDFRAAGGGDLVAEVAEPLPVAVIAEMLGIPDVDRPLLRPWSAAICGMYELNPDEDTAARAVLASREFSAYLRELIGARRKNPGGDLISALIAAYDDESEGGSRLTEQEMVSTCVLLLNAGHEATVNTTANGWWALLRNPEQLAALRAAPDALLPTAIEELMRYDTPLQLFERWVLEDIEFAGQMLRRGSEVALLFGSANRDPARFADPDTLDLTRADNPHVSFGAGIHYCLGAPLARLELHASFSELLKKAPRMRLAAEPEWGPGFVIRGLKELRVQC; translated from the coding sequence ATGACGACCCGCAACCCCTTCGCCCCGGGCAACCCCGACTTCGTCGCCAACCCCTACCCCGCGTACGCGGAACTGAGAGCAACCGCCCGAGCCCACCACTACGCCCCCACCAACCAATGGCTGATCCCCCACCACGCCGACATCCGCACCCTCCTGAAGGACCGCCGCCTGGGCCGGAGTTATCGACACCGGTTCACCCACGAGGAGTTCGGCCGCACCTCACCCCCCGCCGCGCACGAGCCCTTCCACACCCTCAACGACCACGGCATGCTCGACCTGGAACCCCCGGACCACACCCGCATCCGCCGCCTCGTCTCGCAGGCGTTCACCCCGCGGACCGTGGAGCGGCTCGCTCCGACCGTGCGGCGGCTCGCCGGGCGCCTCGTGGACGACTTCCGCGCGGCCGGCGGTGGCGATCTCGTCGCCGAGGTCGCCGAGCCGCTCCCCGTCGCGGTCATCGCCGAGATGCTCGGCATCCCCGACGTGGACCGCCCCCTCCTGCGCCCCTGGTCGGCTGCGATCTGCGGCATGTACGAGCTCAACCCCGACGAGGACACCGCCGCCCGCGCGGTCCTCGCCTCGCGCGAATTCAGCGCGTACTTGCGGGAGTTGATCGGGGCGCGGCGCAAGAACCCGGGCGGGGACCTGATCTCCGCGCTCATCGCGGCGTACGACGACGAGAGCGAAGGGGGGAGCCGGCTCACCGAGCAGGAGATGGTCTCCACCTGTGTCCTGCTCCTCAACGCCGGCCACGAGGCCACCGTCAACACCACCGCCAACGGGTGGTGGGCGCTGCTGCGCAACCCCGAGCAGCTCGCCGCGCTCAGGGCCGCGCCCGACGCGCTGTTGCCCACCGCGATCGAGGAGTTGATGCGGTACGACACGCCGCTCCAGCTCTTCGAACGCTGGGTGCTCGAAGACATCGAGTTCGCCGGGCAGATGCTGAGGCGAGGGAGCGAGGTGGCCCTGTTGTTCGGCTCGGCCAACCGCGACCCGGCGCGGTTCGCCGACCCCGACACGCTGGATCTCACCCGTGCCGACAACCCGCACGTCTCCTTCGGTGCGGGCATCCACTACTGCCTGGGCGCGCCGCTGGCCCGGCTCGAACTGCACGCGTCGTTCAGCGAGTTGCTGAAGAAGGCGCCCCGGATGCGGTTGGCGGCCGAGCCGGAGTGGGGACCGGGGTTCGTGATCCGAGGCCTCAAGGAACTCCGCGTGCAATGCTGA
- a CDS encoding diacylglycerol kinase produces MSAAHQLVVLIDPVARRIDGESVRIAKDVLCAGAQAKICWPQDPQDFAGALARRGGRRTVVVGDDHTLLRTVTLLHKKRELDRGALAMVPVGPADSLELARALGVPMGAVAAARVALDGVAQPLDLLVDDCDQVVLGALRIPALSPVRVPSAPPTVWGAARSLVRTLVRAPAPVAAAMAHRLRVEADGVLLSDLDLPVAGVSVASGDGLAQVVVYGRTGERVRAAARAVTVSGPVGGFRYRADAVVGGPVRTRTWVAAAEAWQLVLPTPGAPPRTPYRA; encoded by the coding sequence GTGTCGGCTGCGCACCAGCTCGTCGTGCTCATCGACCCGGTCGCCCGCCGGATTGACGGCGAGTCCGTACGGATCGCGAAAGATGTGTTGTGTGCGGGAGCACAGGCGAAAATCTGCTGGCCACAAGACCCGCAGGACTTTGCCGGGGCACTGGCCCGCCGGGGCGGCCGGCGCACCGTGGTGGTCGGCGACGACCACACCCTGCTACGCACGGTGACGCTGCTCCACAAGAAGCGTGAGCTCGACCGGGGGGCGCTGGCCATGGTCCCGGTGGGCCCGGCCGACTCCCTGGAGCTGGCCCGGGCGCTCGGCGTGCCGATGGGCGCGGTGGCGGCCGCGCGGGTCGCCCTGGACGGTGTGGCGCAGCCACTCGACCTCCTGGTCGACGACTGCGACCAGGTGGTCCTCGGCGCGCTGCGCATTCCCGCCCTGAGCCCGGTCCGGGTGCCGTCCGCGCCACCCACGGTGTGGGGCGCGGCCCGCTCCCTCGTCCGCACCCTGGTGCGGGCCCCGGCCCCGGTCGCGGCGGCCATGGCGCACCGGCTGCGGGTGGAGGCGGACGGGGTGCTCCTGAGCGACCTCGACCTGCCGGTGGCCGGGGTGTCGGTGGCGTCGGGCGACGGGCTCGCGCAGGTGGTGGTGTACGGGCGGACGGGTGAGCGGGTGCGGGCGGCGGCCCGGGCGGTGACGGTTTCCGGGCCGGTGGGGGGGTTTCGGTATCGGGCGGATGCGGTGGTGGGGGGGCCGGTTCGTACGCGGACGTGGGTGGCGGCCGCCGAGGCGTGGCAACTGGTCCTCCCCACCCCTGGGGCTCCGCCCCGGACCCCGTATCGCGCCTGA
- a CDS encoding adenylosuccinate synthase, producing the protein MPALVLLGAQWGDEGKGKATDLLGGSVDYVVRYQGGNNAGHTVVVGDQKYALHLLPSGILSPGCTPVIGNGVVVDPAVLLSELSGLNERGVDTSKLLISGNAHLITPYNVTLDKVSERFLGKRKIGTTGRGIGPTYADKINRVGIRVQDLYDESILEQKVEAALEGKNQLLAKVYNRRAIEVGKIVEEMLQYAEKLRPFVADTTLILNQALDDDKVVLFEGGQGTLLDVDHGTYPFVTSSNPTAGGACTGAGVGPTKISRVIGILKAYTTRVGAGPFPTELFDEDGEALRRIGGERGVTTGRDRRCGWFDAPIARYATRVNGLTDFFLTKLDVLTGWEEIPVCVAYEIDGKRVEELPYSQTDFHHAKPIYEKLPGWSEDITKAKTFDELPKNAKAYVKALEEMSGAPISAIGVGPGRTETIEINSFL; encoded by the coding sequence GTGCCCGCACTTGTGCTGCTCGGTGCTCAGTGGGGTGACGAGGGCAAGGGAAAGGCCACCGACCTCCTCGGTGGATCCGTTGACTATGTGGTGCGCTACCAGGGCGGCAACAATGCCGGCCACACGGTTGTCGTAGGCGACCAGAAGTACGCGCTGCATCTTCTCCCTTCCGGGATCCTCTCGCCGGGGTGCACCCCGGTGATCGGTAACGGAGTCGTCGTCGACCCGGCGGTCCTGCTCTCCGAGCTGAGCGGGCTGAACGAGCGCGGCGTGGACACGTCCAAGCTCCTGATCAGCGGCAATGCTCACCTGATCACGCCGTACAACGTCACGCTCGACAAGGTCTCCGAGCGCTTCCTCGGCAAGCGGAAGATCGGCACCACCGGTCGCGGCATCGGCCCGACCTACGCCGACAAGATCAACCGCGTCGGCATCCGCGTCCAGGACCTCTACGACGAGTCGATCCTGGAGCAGAAGGTCGAGGCGGCCCTTGAGGGCAAGAACCAGCTGCTCGCCAAGGTCTACAACCGCCGCGCGATCGAGGTCGGCAAGATCGTCGAGGAGATGCTCCAGTACGCGGAGAAGCTCCGGCCGTTCGTCGCCGACACCACGCTGATCCTGAACCAAGCGCTCGACGACGACAAGGTCGTGCTCTTCGAGGGCGGCCAGGGCACCCTGCTCGACGTCGACCACGGCACGTACCCCTTCGTCACGTCCTCGAACCCGACGGCGGGCGGCGCCTGCACGGGTGCCGGAGTCGGCCCGACGAAGATCAGCCGCGTCATCGGCATCCTCAAGGCGTACACGACCCGGGTCGGCGCCGGCCCGTTCCCGACCGAGCTCTTCGACGAGGACGGCGAGGCGCTGCGCCGCATCGGTGGCGAGCGCGGTGTCACCACCGGCCGTGACCGTCGCTGCGGCTGGTTCGACGCGCCGATCGCCCGGTACGCGACGCGCGTCAACGGTCTCACCGACTTCTTCCTCACCAAGCTGGACGTGCTGACCGGCTGGGAGGAGATCCCGGTGTGTGTCGCGTACGAGATCGACGGCAAGCGCGTCGAGGAACTCCCGTACTCCCAGACCGACTTCCACCACGCGAAGCCGATCTACGAGAAGCTGCCGGGATGGTCCGAGGACATCACCAAGGCCAAGACCTTCGACGAGCTGCCGAAGAACGCGAAGGCGTATGTGAAGGCCCTTGAGGAGATGTCGGGCGCGCCGATCTCCGCGATCGGCGTCGGCCCCGGCCGCACCGAGACGATCGAGATCAACTCCTTCCTCTAG
- a CDS encoding IS1182 family transposase: MSMQPMESGEIPAETVRVAWAAFPKGSLAIRVRDELGPLFRDEEFADLFPARGKPAWSPGRLALVLVLQFVEGLTDRQAAEAVRARIDFKYALALELSDPGFDFSVLSEFRDRLVKAEAGRRVLDSILAAAGESGLLKTAGRARTDSTHVQSAARQLCWLEQVAETLRAALNEIAQAAPDWLLTVAEPDWFKHYATRAEDSRFPKSRAKRDELGLRIGRDGTRLLEAVFSPGAPGEPRALEQVETLRQVWVQHFQQVEGEVRRRDPKDRPPGATRLVTPYDTEARGSVKRDTMWDGYKVHLTETCEPDIPNLITNVATTVATVPDISMTDIVHAQFAQDGRLPGEHLVDAGYVDAHLLVQARREYGITLTGPVAGVVSHQTTANSGFTGDDFTIDWDHEQVTCPGGETTTRWNPDRSPEGTPVIRVRFNGGQCRPCPVREQCTTSSAGRRLTLRPREEHQALRQARAEQDTDTWKDRYKTRAGVEGTISQAVQRCGLRRSRYRGLAKTSLQHQLTGAAINLARIDAHLTDTPRARTRTSYFAALRPAELMLGGAK; encoded by the coding sequence ATGTCGATGCAGCCGATGGAGTCGGGGGAGATTCCGGCGGAAACGGTGCGGGTGGCGTGGGCCGCGTTCCCGAAGGGGAGTTTGGCGATCCGGGTCCGGGACGAGCTGGGGCCGCTGTTTCGTGACGAGGAGTTCGCGGATCTGTTCCCTGCGCGGGGGAAGCCCGCCTGGTCACCAGGCCGGTTGGCGCTCGTGCTGGTGTTGCAGTTCGTGGAGGGACTCACCGACCGGCAGGCAGCGGAGGCGGTGAGGGCGCGGATCGACTTCAAGTACGCGCTCGCGCTGGAACTGAGCGATCCTGGGTTCGACTTCTCGGTACTGTCGGAGTTCCGGGACCGCCTGGTGAAAGCGGAGGCCGGGCGGCGGGTACTGGATAGCATCCTGGCCGCGGCCGGGGAAAGCGGGCTGCTGAAGACCGCCGGCCGGGCACGGACCGACTCCACCCATGTGCAGTCCGCGGCCCGTCAGCTGTGCTGGCTGGAGCAGGTCGCCGAGACCCTGCGGGCGGCGCTCAACGAGATTGCCCAGGCCGCCCCCGACTGGCTGCTGACCGTGGCGGAACCGGACTGGTTCAAGCACTACGCCACCAGGGCCGAGGACTCCCGTTTCCCCAAGTCCCGCGCCAAACGAGACGAGCTGGGCCTGCGAATCGGGCGGGACGGGACACGACTGCTCGAAGCCGTCTTCTCACCCGGGGCACCCGGAGAGCCGCGCGCGCTGGAGCAGGTGGAAACCCTGCGCCAGGTCTGGGTCCAGCACTTCCAGCAGGTGGAGGGCGAGGTGAGGCGGCGGGACCCAAAAGACCGGCCGCCGGGCGCGACACGCCTGGTCACGCCCTATGACACCGAAGCACGCGGCAGCGTCAAACGCGACACCATGTGGGACGGATACAAGGTCCACCTCACCGAGACCTGCGAGCCGGACATCCCGAACCTGATCACGAACGTGGCCACCACCGTGGCGACGGTTCCCGACATCTCGATGACCGATATCGTGCACGCCCAGTTCGCCCAGGACGGGCGCCTGCCCGGCGAGCATCTGGTCGACGCCGGATACGTCGACGCACATCTGCTCGTGCAGGCCCGCCGCGAGTACGGCATCACGCTCACCGGGCCGGTCGCTGGCGTCGTCAGCCACCAGACCACCGCGAACAGCGGCTTCACCGGCGACGACTTCACCATCGACTGGGACCACGAGCAGGTCACCTGCCCCGGCGGGGAGACCACCACCCGCTGGAATCCCGACCGCTCGCCCGAAGGCACCCCCGTGATCCGGGTCCGTTTCAACGGCGGCCAGTGCCGTCCCTGCCCGGTCCGTGAGCAGTGCACCACCTCCAGCGCCGGCCGCCGCCTGACCCTGCGGCCCCGCGAAGAACACCAAGCGCTCCGCCAGGCCCGCGCCGAGCAGGACACCGACACCTGGAAGGACCGCTACAAGACCCGCGCCGGAGTCGAGGGCACCATCTCCCAGGCCGTCCAGCGCTGCGGCCTGCGCAGATCCCGCTACCGCGGCCTCGCGAAAACCAGCCTCCAGCACCAGCTCACCGGCGCCGCGATCAACCTCGCCCGCATCGACGCCCACCTCACCGACACACCCCGGGCCCGCACCCGCACCAGCTACTTCGCAGCACTTCGCCCCGCCGAGCTCATGCTCGGCGGGGCGAAGTAG
- a CDS encoding LysR family transcriptional regulator — MDLEAVRTFVAVAETGRFQKAAADLAITQQAVSKRIAALERSLGVRLYTRAPRGAELTIDGQAFLPHARELLRVADRASASVRPGRRPLRVDVLASRSAQSNLMRGFHRAHPEIDLDVLMLFDIESAVAAIRSGTIDASFRAVAAPGRPLPEDIASVRVLDEPLQLLTGPAHALAGARSVTVAQLTGHRIWMPGIAPGTEWGAYYDDLVAEFGLTIEATGPNFGSDALLDTIADTPALATFMGEHTRLIWPAGHGLRRIPVTDPTPVYPHSLLWRRDNPHPALATLRAHLAAATGGHDAAGTWAPGWATSR, encoded by the coding sequence ATGGATCTCGAAGCAGTACGCACCTTCGTCGCCGTCGCGGAAACGGGCCGGTTCCAGAAGGCCGCCGCCGACCTGGCGATCACCCAGCAGGCCGTCTCCAAGCGCATCGCCGCCCTTGAGCGCAGCCTCGGCGTGCGGCTGTACACCCGTGCCCCTCGCGGCGCCGAGCTCACCATCGACGGCCAGGCGTTCCTGCCGCACGCACGCGAGCTGCTGCGCGTCGCCGACCGCGCGAGCGCGTCCGTGCGACCCGGCCGCCGGCCCCTGCGCGTCGACGTGCTCGCCTCGCGCAGCGCCCAGTCGAACCTGATGCGCGGCTTCCACCGCGCGCACCCCGAGATCGACCTCGACGTGCTGATGCTGTTCGACATCGAGAGCGCCGTCGCCGCCATCCGCTCCGGCACGATCGACGCGTCGTTCCGCGCCGTCGCCGCGCCCGGCCGGCCCCTCCCCGAGGACATCGCCTCCGTACGGGTGCTGGACGAACCGCTCCAGCTCCTCACCGGGCCCGCCCACGCACTGGCGGGCGCCCGGTCGGTGACCGTCGCGCAGCTCACCGGGCACCGGATCTGGATGCCCGGCATCGCCCCCGGAACCGAGTGGGGCGCCTACTACGACGACCTCGTCGCCGAATTCGGGCTCACCATCGAGGCGACGGGCCCCAACTTCGGCTCCGACGCGCTCCTCGACACCATCGCCGACACCCCGGCCCTCGCCACCTTCATGGGCGAACACACCCGCCTGATCTGGCCCGCCGGCCACGGTCTGCGCCGCATCCCGGTGACCGACCCGACGCCCGTCTACCCGCACTCGCTCCTCTGGCGCCGCGACAACCCCCACCCGGCCCTCGCCACCCTCCGCGCCCATCTCGCCGCGGCGACGGGCGGCCACGACGCCGCCGGTACGTGGGCGCCGGGCTGGGCGACGTCCCGCTGA
- a CDS encoding MFS transporter, with translation MVGNRPLGRRFGWLWASYAVSAYGSGLGFGALPLVAVLALHAGPAEVSALAAVGPAVGALIAVPLAPWVEFRRKRPVMIMMDLVRFAAMATIPVAYALGWLGFVHLLVVSAVVAAAKIAFNAASGAYLKAIVSPDDLLVANARFESTNWSSIAVGPPLGGAAIGLLGPVATVLADALSYLLSALGLTAIGGGASAVGGKGPAPVGGKGPVRAGALLDGWRHILGHPVLRSLYLNNLLVSGLIMATEPLLAVLLIRQLGFPPWQYGLAFAAPCLGGLVGSRLARRVVARFGRPWVFRTVGTLRAVWLIGLVFVGPGVVGLVTVMVVELAIIINMSLYTPVLATYRLEQTPEHLVARTLTAWSIGQQTSIAVLTALAGLLADATGPRAALAVAGLLILITPLLLPRRGRAVWTERELFRGAS, from the coding sequence ATGGTGGGCAACAGGCCGTTGGGCCGGAGGTTCGGCTGGCTGTGGGCGTCGTATGCGGTCAGCGCGTACGGGTCCGGCCTGGGATTCGGGGCGTTGCCCCTGGTGGCCGTGCTGGCTCTGCACGCCGGACCCGCGGAGGTGTCGGCGCTGGCCGCGGTGGGGCCCGCGGTGGGCGCGCTGATCGCGGTGCCGCTCGCGCCGTGGGTGGAGTTCCGGCGCAAGCGCCCGGTCATGATCATGATGGATCTGGTCCGGTTCGCGGCCATGGCGACGATCCCGGTCGCCTACGCCCTCGGGTGGCTGGGCTTCGTCCACCTGCTCGTCGTCTCGGCCGTGGTCGCCGCCGCCAAGATCGCTTTCAACGCGGCGAGCGGCGCCTACCTCAAGGCCATCGTGTCGCCGGACGACCTCCTCGTGGCCAACGCGCGCTTCGAGTCCACGAACTGGAGCTCCATCGCGGTGGGGCCACCGCTGGGCGGCGCGGCGATCGGCCTGCTCGGACCGGTCGCCACCGTGCTGGCCGACGCGCTCAGCTATCTGCTCTCCGCGCTGGGCCTCACCGCGATCGGCGGCGGGGCGTCGGCGGTAGGGGGTAAGGGCCCTGCCCCAGTGGGCGGCAAGGGACCTGTCCGGGCGGGGGCGCTGCTCGATGGCTGGCGACACATCCTGGGCCATCCCGTTCTGCGGTCGCTCTACCTCAACAACCTGCTCGTCTCCGGTCTGATCATGGCCACGGAGCCCCTGCTGGCCGTGCTGTTGATCCGCCAACTCGGCTTCCCGCCGTGGCAGTACGGCCTCGCCTTCGCGGCCCCCTGCCTCGGCGGACTCGTCGGCTCCCGGCTGGCCCGCCGCGTCGTGGCCCGCTTCGGCCGGCCCTGGGTCTTCCGCACCGTCGGCACCCTGCGGGCCGTCTGGCTGATCGGGCTGGTCTTCGTGGGGCCCGGCGTCGTGGGCCTCGTCACCGTCATGGTGGTCGAGCTGGCGATCATCATCAACATGAGCCTGTACACCCCGGTGCTGGCCACGTATCGGCTCGAACAGACCCCTGAGCATCTCGTTGCCCGCACCCTGACGGCCTGGTCGATCGGGCAGCAGACGTCCATCGCCGTCCTCACCGCCCTCGCCGGCCTGCTGGCCGACGCCACGGGGCCCCGCGCCGCCCTCGCCGTCGCGGGCCTGCTCATTTTGATCACGCCGCTGTTGCTGCCGCGTCGGGGGCGGGCGGTGTGGACGGAGCGGGAACTTTTTCGCGGGGCGTCGTGA
- a CDS encoding DUF397 domain-containing protein yields MSSTLRWFKSSYSDSGGGQCIEVAVAWRKSSYSSDSGGECIEVALPWRKSTYSSDSGGNCVEVAPCCEAVHVRDSKVADGPSFAVGAQAWDAFLNWGGAAAR; encoded by the coding sequence ATGAGCAGCACCCTCCGGTGGTTCAAGTCCAGCTACAGCGACAGCGGGGGCGGCCAATGCATCGAGGTCGCGGTCGCCTGGCGCAAGTCCTCGTACAGCAGCGACAGCGGCGGCGAATGCATAGAGGTCGCCCTCCCCTGGCGTAAGTCAACGTACAGCAGCGACAGCGGCGGCAACTGCGTAGAAGTGGCCCCCTGCTGCGAAGCCGTCCACGTGCGGGACTCCAAGGTGGCGGACGGGCCCTCGTTCGCGGTGGGCGCGCAGGCCTGGGACGCGTTCCTCAACTGGGGCGGCGCTGCGGCGCGTTGA